The following are encoded in a window of Arthrobacter woluwensis genomic DNA:
- the efp gene encoding elongation factor P codes for MATTNDIKNGTVLKLEGNLWNVIEFQHVKPGKGGAFVRTKLRNVLSGKVVDKTFNAGAKIETATVDRRDYTYLYQDGADYVFMDVQDYDQLTVTPEVVGNAKNFMLENQQVIIAMHDGSPLYLEMPASVVLEITYTEPGLQGDRSSAGTKPATVETGYEIQVPLFLEQGTRVKVDTRDGSYLGRVTD; via the coding sequence GTGGCAACTACGAACGACATCAAGAACGGCACCGTCCTCAAGCTGGAGGGCAACCTCTGGAACGTCATCGAGTTCCAGCACGTGAAGCCGGGCAAGGGCGGCGCGTTCGTGCGCACCAAGCTCCGCAATGTGCTCTCCGGCAAGGTCGTGGACAAGACCTTCAACGCCGGCGCCAAGATCGAGACCGCCACGGTCGACCGCCGCGATTACACCTACCTGTACCAGGACGGCGCCGACTACGTCTTCATGGACGTGCAGGACTACGACCAGCTCACCGTGACCCCGGAGGTCGTCGGCAACGCGAAGAACTTCATGCTGGAGAACCAGCAGGTCATCATCGCCATGCACGACGGTTCGCCGCTGTACCTCGAAATGCCGGCCAGCGTCGTCCTCGAGATCACCTACACCGAGCCCGGCCTGCAGGGTGACCGTTCCTCCGCCGGCACCAAGCCCGCCACCGTGGAGACCGGCTACGAGATCCAGGTCCCGCTGTTCCTCGAGCAGGGCACGCGCGTCAAGGTCGACACCCGCGACGGCAGCTACCTGGGCCGGGTCACCGACTAG
- the aroB gene encoding 3-dehydroquinate synthase yields MTHPETVIKVTGNRPEENYDVVVGRGLLAQLPDRLGERVKRVLVVHPRALRLTGDAVRDELASAGFTAVTAEIPDAEEGKHIQVAAFCWQVLGQNDFTRSDAVVTVGGGAVSDLGGFVAATWLRGVKVIHMPTSVLGMVDAAVGGKTGINTAEGKNLVGAFHPPAAVLADLDTLRTLPRNELVSGLAEVIKCGFIADPVILDLLEEHGQDVLDPESPVLRELIERAIAVKAKVVSEDLKESGLREILNYGHTLGHAIELAERYSWRHGAAISVGMVFAAELARSVGRLSDGEADRHKAILESFGLPTSYRNDRWAALLDGMRRDKKSRGDLLRFVVLDGVGKPGVLEVPDTSLLFAAYQEVAEA; encoded by the coding sequence GTGACGCATCCCGAGACGGTCATCAAGGTCACCGGCAATCGCCCGGAGGAGAACTACGACGTCGTGGTGGGCCGCGGTCTGCTGGCGCAGCTCCCGGACCGGCTGGGGGAGCGCGTCAAGCGCGTCCTGGTGGTCCACCCCCGTGCGCTCCGGCTGACGGGTGACGCCGTGCGCGATGAACTCGCGTCCGCCGGCTTCACCGCCGTGACGGCCGAGATCCCGGACGCCGAGGAGGGCAAGCACATCCAGGTGGCGGCCTTCTGCTGGCAGGTTCTGGGGCAGAACGACTTCACCCGTTCCGATGCCGTCGTGACCGTCGGCGGCGGCGCCGTGAGCGACCTGGGCGGCTTCGTCGCCGCCACCTGGCTGCGCGGCGTCAAGGTCATCCACATGCCCACGAGCGTGCTCGGCATGGTCGACGCGGCCGTCGGAGGCAAGACCGGCATCAACACGGCCGAAGGCAAGAACCTGGTGGGCGCGTTCCACCCGCCCGCGGCGGTGCTCGCTGATCTGGACACCCTGCGGACGCTGCCCCGCAACGAACTGGTCTCCGGCCTGGCCGAGGTCATCAAGTGCGGGTTCATCGCCGATCCGGTGATCCTCGATCTGCTGGAAGAGCACGGCCAGGACGTGCTGGATCCGGAGTCGCCGGTGCTGCGGGAGCTGATCGAGCGGGCCATCGCCGTCAAGGCCAAGGTCGTCTCCGAGGACCTCAAGGAGTCCGGTCTCCGCGAGATCCTGAACTACGGGCACACCCTGGGCCACGCCATCGAACTGGCCGAGCGGTACTCCTGGCGCCACGGCGCCGCCATCTCCGTGGGCATGGTGTTCGCCGCCGAGCTCGCCCGGAGCGTGGGGCGCCTGAGCGACGGCGAGGCCGACCGGCACAAGGCCATCCTGGAGAGCTTCGGACTCCCCACCTCCTACCGCAACGACCGCTGGGCGGCGCTGCTGGACGGGATGCGGCGCGACAAGAAGTCCCGCGGCGACCTGCTGCGCTTCGTGGTCCTGGACGGCGTCGGCAAGCCCGGCGTCCTGGAGGTGCCGGACACGTCCCTGCTCTTCGCCGCCTATCAGGAGGTGGCCGAGGCATGA
- the nusB gene encoding transcription antitermination factor NusB: protein MSARGKARNRALDILFEAEQRQVTPFSVIKERREHTDQIINPYTVEVVEGVVSLQETIDEFLTTYAQGWTLERMPNVDRIILRIGTWELLYNEDVPDSVAVSEAVSLAKTLSTDDSPAFINGLLGRLKELKPTLLA, encoded by the coding sequence GTGAGCGCCCGCGGCAAGGCCCGCAACCGGGCACTCGACATCCTGTTCGAAGCCGAGCAGCGTCAGGTCACCCCGTTCTCCGTCATCAAGGAACGGCGTGAGCACACCGACCAGATCATCAACCCCTACACGGTGGAAGTGGTCGAAGGTGTGGTGTCGCTGCAGGAGACCATCGACGAGTTCCTGACCACCTACGCCCAGGGCTGGACCCTGGAGCGCATGCCCAATGTAGACCGGATCATCCTCCGCATCGGGACCTGGGAACTGCTCTACAACGAGGACGTGCCGGACAGCGTGGCCGTGAGCGAGGCCGTGAGCCTCGCCAAGACCCTGTCCACGGACGACTCACCCGCGTTCATCAACGGCCTGCTCGGCCGTTTGAAGGAGCTCAAGCCCACGCTGCTCGCCTGA
- a CDS encoding tetratricopeptide repeat protein gives MSSGGVDLETSEWPESGFPGIKVNPLTRRYEIVDEDLVQESLAGDDRPWAGVFVLMVQGKTTEAAELLAEARMVDPESFELLLLDTEILYTRGRLEAAYERLHRLLAQYRGTGHEAEVLQHLGNTYYSSGDFARSADAFQEALELRVASHASPELIYSSTIALQQARHAAEAS, from the coding sequence ATGAGCAGCGGCGGCGTCGACCTGGAGACCTCCGAATGGCCCGAGTCCGGTTTCCCCGGCATCAAGGTCAACCCTCTGACACGCCGGTACGAGATCGTGGACGAGGACCTGGTGCAGGAGAGCCTCGCGGGTGACGACCGCCCGTGGGCGGGCGTCTTCGTCCTGATGGTCCAGGGCAAGACCACCGAGGCCGCCGAACTGCTGGCCGAGGCGCGCATGGTGGACCCCGAATCCTTCGAGCTGCTGCTCCTGGACACGGAGATCCTTTACACGCGGGGCCGTCTCGAGGCCGCCTACGAACGCCTGCACCGCCTGCTCGCCCAGTACCGGGGGACCGGTCACGAGGCGGAGGTGCTGCAGCACCTGGGCAACACCTACTACAGTTCCGGCGATTTCGCCCGCAGTGCCGACGCGTTCCAGGAGGCCCTGGAACTGCGGGTCGCATCGCACGCCAGTCCCGAGCTGATCTACTCCTCCACGATCGCGCTGCAGCAGGCCCGGCACGCGGCGGAGGCCAGCTGA